One part of the Candidatus Borreliella tachyglossi genome encodes these proteins:
- a CDS encoding type B 50S ribosomal protein L31 has translation MKKNIHPKSNLVVFKDGSNGAMFLTRSTLTSKEIIKYSDNKEYPLVTVEITSKSHPFYTGQQKFVDAAGRIDKFNKKYKKV, from the coding sequence ATGAAAAAAAATATACACCCTAAAAGTAATTTAGTAGTATTTAAAGATGGGTCTAATGGTGCAATGTTTTTAACCCGATCTACTCTAACTTCAAAAGAGATCATTAAATATAGTGATAATAAGGAATATCCATTAGTTACTGTTGAGATTACGAGTAAGTCACATCCTTTTTATACAGGTCAGCAAAAATTTGTTGATGCAGCAGGTAGAATTGACAAATTTAACAAAAAATATAAAAAAGTTTAG
- the ychF gene encoding redox-regulated ATPase YchF, translating to MALNAGIVGLPNVGKSTLFSSLTASKSEIANYPFCTIEPNIGVVEIPDERLSKITNLIVPKKTIPAVMEFVDIAGLVKGASRGEGLGNKFLANIREVSVIVHVVRCFKDRAVIHVDGDVNPERDISTINTELCLADLDTVKKNILKYEKNMKSADKKVSENSRMIVLMLKSLEKHLMDVKPAIEYEFDEFGHQFIRSLNLLTIKKVIYVCNVDEDSLCGNKYTDIVKDIALREGNDYLILCAKLEAELAEIEDCDDRMEMLDSLGIKTSGLSNLIQKTYYTLGLRTYFTAGVQEVRAWTFMDGMRAPEAAGIIHSDFQRGFIKAEVYSFDDLVELQGVQGLKEKGRLRLEGKDYLVKDGDIIFFKFNV from the coding sequence ATGGCACTTAATGCGGGAATAGTGGGGTTGCCCAACGTGGGCAAATCTACTTTGTTTTCATCCTTGACTGCATCAAAATCGGAAATTGCTAATTATCCTTTTTGTACTATTGAGCCAAATATAGGGGTAGTAGAAATACCTGATGAGAGACTTTCAAAAATTACGAATTTAATTGTTCCTAAAAAAACTATACCGGCCGTAATGGAATTTGTTGATATCGCGGGCCTTGTTAAGGGTGCTTCTAGAGGCGAAGGACTTGGTAATAAGTTTTTGGCAAATATTCGTGAAGTATCTGTTATTGTGCATGTTGTTAGGTGTTTTAAAGATAGAGCAGTTATTCATGTTGATGGAGATGTAAACCCAGAGAGGGATATAAGCACAATTAATACAGAGCTTTGTCTTGCAGATCTTGATACTGTGAAAAAAAACATCTTAAAATATGAAAAAAATATGAAGAGTGCTGACAAGAAGGTTAGTGAGAACTCAAGGATGATTGTTTTAATGCTTAAAAGCCTTGAGAAGCACTTGATGGATGTTAAACCGGCAATTGAATATGAGTTTGATGAATTTGGACATCAGTTTATTAGGTCTTTAAATCTTTTAACTATTAAAAAGGTTATATATGTTTGTAATGTCGATGAGGATTCTCTTTGTGGTAATAAGTATACAGATATTGTAAAGGATATTGCTTTAAGAGAAGGTAATGACTATTTAATTCTGTGTGCTAAGCTTGAGGCGGAACTTGCAGAGATTGAGGATTGTGATGATCGAATGGAGATGCTGGACTCTCTTGGAATAAAGACTAGTGGTCTTAGTAATTTAATACAAAAAACTTATTATACTTTGGGTCTGAGGACTTATTTTACTGCAGGAGTGCAGGAAGTTCGAGCTTGGACTTTTATGGATGGAATGAGAGCACCTGAAGCTGCTGGTATAATTCACAGTGATTTTCAGAGAGGTTTTATTAAAGCTGAAGTGTATTCATTTGATGATTTAGTTGAATTGCAAGGTGTGCAGGGTTTAAAGGAGAAGGGGAGGCTTAGGCTTGAAGGAAAAGACTACTTGGTAAAAGACGGTGACATAATTTTCTTTAAATTTAATGTTTAA
- a CDS encoding tetratricopeptide repeat protein: MLIFNVIVLLFGSAFILSSQGIVTNKDAKEEFKWALNSYNNGFYDDALLSLKKVLSFDPSNLDYHFWIGNVYYRLGYIEEALMEWRNLESQGYKVSYLRQLISTIEQRRGIFLSNELDVERLIRVASLDNSIYRRPDGYQITSLKADKYGGYYAVNFVGNEILHFDANNNINVLVKDGINYLKSPYDVIELGGLLYVTLYSSDGIGIYDKALGIKRGSIGKKGTGAGELLAPQYMTVDDRDYIYVSEWGNKRISKFDVEGNFILHFGVKTVGYMGLLGPTGITYLNGNIYVADTLKNSIEVFDTSGNHLYSVQTSIEEIEGLSSDFTGNSIIISSRHGVYRYSVLGKTLVKLLKSDNIDSKISSSILDVNNQMIVSDFDNAKISVYKSDISIYDSLSVDVRRVNRVGGPKIYVELNVSSRSGLPIIGLKSENFAIANEEYYIVKPKVVYDVNTSNDMDIAIVFDKSFAMKNYEAEQIMSVNTLVKASNNKRFSFVNATSVPLIDNIESIVDTINKTNSLGNYDSTYVKTDISLKLAGSELMSRSSKRSVLYFSNGALSRSAFDRYSTDTILSYYKNNDIRFYLILFGNNPVDPKLQYLVNETGGAVIPFSSYEGVSKVYDLMMEQKTGTYLLEYDYPGPQDPNGYFNLSVEVNFNQQTGRGEFAYFVN; this comes from the coding sequence ATGTTAATTTTTAATGTAATTGTTTTGCTTTTTGGGAGTGCATTTATTTTAAGTTCTCAGGGGATAGTTACAAATAAAGATGCTAAGGAAGAATTTAAATGGGCTCTTAATTCTTACAATAACGGGTTCTATGATGATGCTTTATTATCCCTTAAGAAGGTTTTAAGTTTTGACCCAAGCAATCTCGATTATCATTTTTGGATAGGTAATGTTTATTATAGGTTAGGATATATTGAAGAAGCTTTGATGGAGTGGCGAAATTTAGAATCTCAGGGTTATAAGGTTTCATATCTTAGACAGTTAATCTCTACGATTGAACAGAGAAGAGGTATATTCTTAAGTAATGAACTGGATGTTGAAAGACTTATTCGAGTGGCTTCTCTTGATAATTCTATTTATAGAAGACCGGATGGGTATCAGATTACATCTTTGAAAGCCGATAAATATGGTGGATACTACGCTGTTAATTTTGTGGGAAATGAGATATTGCATTTTGATGCTAACAATAATATTAATGTTTTAGTGAAGGATGGAATTAATTATTTAAAATCGCCTTATGATGTAATTGAGCTTGGGGGGTTACTTTATGTGACACTTTATTCAAGCGATGGGATTGGCATTTATGACAAGGCTCTAGGCATTAAAAGAGGTTCAATTGGCAAAAAGGGAACGGGAGCTGGCGAATTACTTGCCCCTCAGTATATGACTGTTGATGATAGAGATTATATTTATGTTAGTGAATGGGGAAATAAGCGAATAAGTAAGTTTGATGTTGAGGGTAATTTTATTTTACATTTTGGCGTTAAAACAGTTGGATATATGGGACTCTTAGGACCTACAGGTATTACATATTTAAATGGAAATATTTATGTTGCCGATACTCTTAAGAATTCTATTGAGGTGTTTGATACTAGTGGTAATCATTTATATTCTGTCCAGACTTCTATTGAAGAAATAGAGGGTCTTAGTAGTGATTTTACAGGCAATAGTATTATTATATCTTCAAGGCATGGAGTTTATAGGTACAGCGTTTTAGGTAAAACGCTTGTTAAGCTTTTAAAGTCAGATAATATTGATTCAAAAATTTCGTCTTCAATTCTTGATGTCAATAATCAAATGATTGTTTCAGATTTTGATAATGCTAAGATTTCAGTTTATAAGAGTGATATTAGTATTTATGACAGTCTAAGTGTCGATGTGAGACGAGTAAATAGAGTTGGGGGTCCTAAGATTTATGTTGAACTTAATGTTAGTAGTAGGAGTGGTCTGCCGATCATAGGTCTTAAGAGTGAAAATTTTGCAATTGCCAATGAAGAATATTACATAGTTAAACCTAAGGTTGTTTATGATGTAAATACTTCTAATGATATGGATATTGCAATTGTTTTTGATAAATCTTTTGCTATGAAAAATTATGAAGCAGAGCAGATTATGAGTGTAAATACTCTTGTTAAGGCTAGCAATAATAAGAGATTTAGCTTTGTTAACGCAACAAGTGTGCCTTTAATAGATAATATTGAGAGCATAGTTGACACTATTAATAAGACAAATTCTCTTGGAAATTATGATTCAACTTATGTTAAGACTGATATTAGTCTTAAGCTTGCTGGTTCTGAGCTTATGTCAAGAAGTTCAAAAAGATCTGTACTTTATTTTAGTAATGGAGCTTTAAGTCGTTCGGCTTTTGACAGGTATTCTACAGACACTATTTTAAGTTATTACAAGAACAACGATATTAGATTTTATTTAATATTGTTTGGAAATAATCCTGTTGATCCTAAATTACAGTATTTAGTAAATGAGACTGGTGGTGCTGTTATTCCTTTTTCATCTTATGAAGGAGTGTCTAAGGTTTATGACTTAATGATGGAACAAAAGACAGGGACTTATTTACTTGAATATGATTATCCAGGTCCTCAGGATCCTAATGGGTACTTCAATCTTTCTGTTGAGGTAAATTTTAATCAGCAGACAGGGAGAGGCGAATTTGCATATTTTGTTAATTAG
- the rho gene encoding transcription termination factor Rho, whose product MDKKCEEFDLEDEMKRFNSSKELKIEDNCKKKIVKVVTKKEPASSGSKNFDSGKLITTNGVSSDFDYDISSSDLESNIKTLEQGNIINFLDGKDYIAIDSLYDKPITEVRKVVEGLGTNHTIAVTMKKTELIFLLVKILTEYNISVLFTGVLDVLSDGYGFLRTASNSYLSGGNDVYVSPSQIRLFNLRTGDILYGQIRSPRDGERFFAMVKIKSINDQDPTFAQNRIPFDNLTPLYPISKLNLEYENCNISTRLINLFSPIGKGQRALIVSPPKAGKTTLLQKIANAITTNYPDIILMILLIDERPEEVTDMIRGVKGEVIASNFDEQASRHVQVAEMVIEKAKRLVENKKDVVILLDSITRLARAYNQTMPTSGKILSGGVDSNALHKPKRFFGSARNIEEGGSLTIIATALVDTGSKMDEVIFEEFKSTGNMELILDRSLADRRLFPAINIKKSGTRKEELLLNEEERSKILLIRKILSGVDDYEGVEALVEKMKKSKNNEIFLKTMSNGD is encoded by the coding sequence ATGGATAAAAAATGTGAGGAATTTGATTTAGAGGATGAAATGAAGCGTTTTAATTCTTCTAAAGAGTTAAAAATTGAGGATAATTGTAAGAAAAAGATAGTTAAAGTTGTGACTAAAAAAGAGCCTGCTTCTAGTGGATCTAAAAATTTTGATTCTGGTAAATTAATAACAACTAATGGTGTTTCATCAGATTTTGATTATGATATATCTAGTTCGGATTTAGAGAGTAACATTAAAACGCTTGAACAGGGTAATATTATTAATTTTTTAGACGGTAAGGATTATATAGCTATTGACAGCCTTTATGATAAACCAATTACTGAAGTTAGAAAAGTTGTTGAAGGTCTTGGTACTAATCATACTATTGCAGTAACAATGAAAAAGACAGAGTTAATATTTTTACTTGTTAAAATATTAACTGAGTATAATATTAGCGTTTTATTTACTGGGGTTCTTGATGTTTTAAGTGATGGGTATGGATTTTTGCGTACAGCATCTAATTCTTATCTCTCAGGCGGGAATGATGTTTATGTGTCACCATCTCAGATTAGACTGTTTAATCTGAGGACAGGTGATATTTTATATGGGCAAATTAGATCCCCACGAGATGGTGAGAGATTTTTTGCAATGGTTAAGATTAAGAGCATTAATGATCAAGATCCTACATTTGCACAAAATAGGATTCCTTTTGATAACTTGACGCCTTTGTATCCTATTTCAAAGCTGAATCTTGAATATGAAAATTGTAATATTTCTACAAGGCTGATTAATCTTTTCTCTCCTATTGGGAAGGGACAGAGAGCTTTAATAGTGTCACCTCCAAAGGCTGGAAAGACCACTTTACTTCAAAAAATAGCCAATGCAATAACTACTAATTATCCAGATATTATTTTAATGATTTTACTCATTGATGAGAGACCAGAAGAGGTCACTGACATGATTCGTGGCGTTAAGGGTGAGGTTATTGCATCTAATTTTGATGAGCAAGCTAGCAGACATGTGCAGGTTGCAGAGATGGTTATTGAGAAGGCCAAAAGACTTGTTGAAAATAAAAAAGATGTTGTTATTCTTTTAGATTCTATTACAAGACTTGCAAGAGCTTATAATCAGACTATGCCGACTTCTGGTAAGATACTCTCTGGAGGAGTGGACTCTAATGCTTTGCATAAGCCAAAAAGGTTTTTTGGATCTGCTAGAAATATTGAAGAGGGCGGGAGTCTTACTATTATAGCTACGGCTTTAGTTGACACTGGGAGTAAGATGGATGAGGTAATTTTTGAAGAATTTAAGAGTACTGGAAATATGGAGTTAATTCTTGACAGGAGTTTGGCAGATAGAAGACTTTTTCCTGCCATTAATATTAAGAAGTCAGGTACAAGAAAAGAAGAGCTACTCTTAAATGAAGAGGAGCGATCTAAGATTTTGCTTATTAGAAAGATTTTGAGCGGGGTGGATGACTATGAAGGTGTTGAGGCTTTGGTTGAAAAGATGAAGAAGAGTAAAAATAATGAGATTTTCCTGAAAACCATGAGTAATGGGGATTAA
- the rpsT gene encoding 30S ribosomal protein S20 produces MGNNPSASKRARQNLKRNLRNISIKSELRTIEKRCIGMVRDGRREEALEFFKFVSKKLDTAARKRIIHRNKAARKKSSLSILLLK; encoded by the coding sequence TTGGGGAATAATCCATCAGCATCAAAGAGAGCTAGGCAAAATTTAAAGAGGAATTTGAGAAATATAAGTATTAAGAGTGAGTTGAGAACGATCGAGAAGCGTTGTATTGGTATGGTAAGAGATGGGAGGAGAGAGGAAGCTTTGGAATTTTTCAAGTTTGTTTCAAAAAAATTAGATACTGCTGCTAGGAAAAGAATAATTCATCGGAATAAAGCTGCGCGTAAGAAATCAAGTTTGAGTATTTTATTATTAAAATAA
- a CDS encoding HU family DNA-binding protein — MSFPKRPKITKSDIVDQISLNIKNNNEKLEKKYIRLVVDAFFEELKNSLCINNVIEFRSFGTFEVRKRKGRQNARNPQTGEYVKVDDHYVAYFRPGKDLKERVWNIKGS, encoded by the coding sequence ATGTCTTTTCCAAAAAGACCCAAAATTACCAAGTCAGATATTGTTGACCAAATATCTTTGAATATTAAAAATAATAATGAAAAATTAGAGAAAAAATATATAAGACTTGTAGTTGATGCTTTTTTTGAGGAGCTTAAGAATAGCCTTTGTATTAATAACGTTATAGAGTTTAGATCTTTTGGTACATTTGAAGTCAGGAAAAGAAAAGGTCGCCAGAATGCTCGTAATCCGCAAACAGGTGAGTATGTGAAAGTTGATGATCATTATGTAGCTTATTTTCGTCCGGGGAAGGATTTAAAAGAGCGAGTATGGAATATTAAGGGTAGTTAA
- a CDS encoding bactofilin family protein, whose amino-acid sequence MPVDIRDAYKWDCKLDASLIFRGKLKFEGALYLDSSFEGEIYSTSGILFIGKNSKVITDVVTCDTLIIEGVLKGNVNASNKVYLNSGCKIYGDVKTKKIFINDNIVFDGKCEMIKSNESIDLFSFTVSQIKDTFQ is encoded by the coding sequence ATGCCTGTTGATATTAGAGATGCTTATAAGTGGGATTGCAAGTTAGACGCAAGCTTAATTTTCAGAGGAAAGCTAAAGTTTGAAGGTGCTTTGTATCTTGATTCGTCTTTTGAGGGTGAGATATATTCAACCAGTGGAATACTTTTTATAGGAAAAAACAGTAAAGTTATTACAGATGTTGTGACTTGTGATACATTAATAATTGAGGGAGTTTTGAAGGGAAATGTTAATGCCAGCAATAAAGTTTATTTAAATAGTGGTTGTAAGATATATGGGGATGTTAAGACAAAAAAAATATTTATTAATGATAATATAGTCTTTGATGGTAAGTGTGAAATGATTAAATCTAATGAGAGTATAGATTTATTTTCTTTTACAGTTTCACAAATAAAAGATACATTTCAATGA